From the Eleutherodactylus coqui strain aEleCoq1 chromosome 7, aEleCoq1.hap1, whole genome shotgun sequence genome, one window contains:
- the HSPA12B gene encoding heat shock 70 kDa protein 12B isoform X1, with protein MTTLLDSRMGTLQIAENMDRSCTPSPTNSPNSFNESCNIAPLTPSQSPGSEHRSIPLSRFVVVVAIDFGTTSSGYAFSFVKDPEAIHMMRKWEGGDPGVAHQKTPTSLLLTPDKAFHSFGYTARDVYHDLDPEEARDWLYFEKFKMKIHSTSDLTMKTELEALNGKKVQALEVFAHALRFFKEHAVRELKEQCPSLDENEGIRWVITVPAIWKQPAKQFMREAAYLAGLVSPEYPEQLLIALEPEAASIYCRKLRLHQLIDLSCKALFNGFPSDRSIDSSFRQAREQLRRSRHSRTFLVETGMGELWSEMQAGDRYIVADCGGGTVDLTVHQIEQPQGTLKELYKASGGPYGAVGVDLAFEKMLCKIFGEDFIHTFKVKRPAAWVDLMIAFEARKRTAAPQRSNHLNISLPFSFIDFYRRHTRQNVETALRKSSVNFVKWSSQGMLRMSSEAMNELFQPTIQQIVQHIGDLINKPEVKGIKYLFLVGGFAESPMLQNVVQLAFSEVCRVIIPQDVGLTILKGAVLFGLDPTIVRVRRSPLTYGVGVLNKFVEGKHPKEKLLVKEDKNWCTDIFDKFVSVDQSVALGDIVQRSYCPARLGQRKIIINIYCSSSDDVVYITDPGVRKCGTINLDLPDLNEANGKILRREIKASMQFGDTEIKVTAMDVKTSKIVRASIDFLSN; from the exons GGGAGCGAGCATCGGTCCATTCCATTGTCTCGGTTCGTTGTCGTCGTGGCTATTGACTTTGGCACCACATCCAGCGGTTACGCCTTCAGCTTCGTAAAGGACCCCGAAGCGATTCACATGATGAG GAAATGGGAAGGAGGAGACCCCGGTGTGGCCCACCAGAAAACTCCCACGAGTTTGCTGTTGACTCCTGACAAGGCGTTCCACAGTTTTGGATACACGGCCAGAGACGTCTACCACGACCTGGACCCTGAGGAGGCTCGAGACTGGCTCTACTTTGAGAAATTCAAGATGAAGATTCACAGCACCAGT GATCTCACCATGAAGACTGAGCTGGAAGCCTTGAATGGGAAGAAGGTCCAAGCGCTGGAGGTCTTTGCACACGCCTTGAGGTTCTTCAAGGAACATGCAGTGCGT GAACTGAAGGAACAATGTCCATCTCTGGATGAGAATGAAGGCATCCGATGGGTGATAACTGTACCCGCCATCTGGAAGCAGCCAGCAAAGCAATTCATGCGAGAAGCGGCATATCTG GCCGGTTTGGTGTCTCCGGAATATCCTGAGCAGCTGCTCATTGCTTTGGAGCCAGAAGCCGCCTCCATCTACTGCAGGAAACTGCGGCTCCACCAGCTGATTGACCTCAGTTGTAAGGCTCTTTTTAATGGCTTTCCTAGTGATCGGTCGATTGATTCCAGCTTCAGACAAG CGAGAGAGCAGCTCAGGAGATCCAGGCACAGCCGCACGTTTCTGGTGGAGACCGGGATGGGGGAGCTGTGGTCAGAGATGCAGGCAG GTGATCGGTATATTGTGGCTGACTGCGGCGGAGGAACCGTGGACCTCACAGTCCATCAGATTGAGCAACCACAGGGAACCCTCAAAGAACTGTACAAAGCATCAG GGGGCCCCTATGGAGCTGTCGGCGTGGACCTCGCCTTTGAAAAGATGTTGTGCAAGATATTCGGTGAAGACTTCATCCACACCTTCAAGGTGAAGCGTCCCGCCGCCTGGGTGGATCTGATGATCGCATTTGAGGCTCGGAAAAGAACTGCAGCTCCGCAGAGGTCCAACCACCTGAACATCTCCCTGCCATTCTCCTTCATAGACTTCTACAGGAGGCACACCAGGCAGAACGTGGAGACCGCCCTACGGAAGAGCAG TGTGAACTTCGTGAAGTGGTCGTCGCAGGGGATGCTCCGCATGTCGTCTGAAGCCATGAACGAGCTCTTCCAGCCCACCATCCAGCAGATCGTGCAGCACATCG GAGATCTCATCAACAAACCTGAGGTGAAGGGCATCAAGTACCTCTTCCTGGTGGGCGGCTTTGCAGAGTCTCCCATGTTGCAGAATGTCGTCCAGTTGGCTTTCAGTGAAGTGTGCCGGGTCATCATCCCTCAAGATGTTGGTCTGACAATACTCAAAGGAGCCGTCCTGTTTGGCCTCGACCCGACCATTGTGAGAGTGAGGCGCTCACCACTCACTTACGGGGTTGGCGTCCTTAACAAGTTTGTGGAAGGAAAACACCCAAAAGAGAAGCTCCTTGTGAAGGAAGATAAGAACTGGTGCACTGACATCTTCGATAAGTTTGTGTCTGTAGACCAATCGGTGGCTCTTGGAGACATCGTACAGAGGAGCTACTGCCCTGCCCGACTCGGCCAACGCAAAATCATCATCAACATTTATTGTTCCTCCAGTGATGACGTGGTGTACATCACCGATCCTGGCGTCAGGAAGTGTGGCACCATCAACCTAGACCTGCCAGACCTCAACGAGGCGAATGGCAAGATCCTTCGTCGGGAGATTAAGGCCAGCATGCAGTTTGGAGACACAGAAATCAAGGTCACAGCCATGGACGTCAAGACTTCAAAGATTGTccgagcttccattgacttcctctCCAACTGA
- the HSPA12B gene encoding heat shock 70 kDa protein 12B isoform X2, giving the protein MTTLLDSRMGTLQIENMDRSCTPSPTNSPNSFNESCNIAPLTPSQSPGSEHRSIPLSRFVVVVAIDFGTTSSGYAFSFVKDPEAIHMMRKWEGGDPGVAHQKTPTSLLLTPDKAFHSFGYTARDVYHDLDPEEARDWLYFEKFKMKIHSTSDLTMKTELEALNGKKVQALEVFAHALRFFKEHAVRELKEQCPSLDENEGIRWVITVPAIWKQPAKQFMREAAYLAGLVSPEYPEQLLIALEPEAASIYCRKLRLHQLIDLSCKALFNGFPSDRSIDSSFRQAREQLRRSRHSRTFLVETGMGELWSEMQAGDRYIVADCGGGTVDLTVHQIEQPQGTLKELYKASGGPYGAVGVDLAFEKMLCKIFGEDFIHTFKVKRPAAWVDLMIAFEARKRTAAPQRSNHLNISLPFSFIDFYRRHTRQNVETALRKSSVNFVKWSSQGMLRMSSEAMNELFQPTIQQIVQHIGDLINKPEVKGIKYLFLVGGFAESPMLQNVVQLAFSEVCRVIIPQDVGLTILKGAVLFGLDPTIVRVRRSPLTYGVGVLNKFVEGKHPKEKLLVKEDKNWCTDIFDKFVSVDQSVALGDIVQRSYCPARLGQRKIIINIYCSSSDDVVYITDPGVRKCGTINLDLPDLNEANGKILRREIKASMQFGDTEIKVTAMDVKTSKIVRASIDFLSN; this is encoded by the exons GGGAGCGAGCATCGGTCCATTCCATTGTCTCGGTTCGTTGTCGTCGTGGCTATTGACTTTGGCACCACATCCAGCGGTTACGCCTTCAGCTTCGTAAAGGACCCCGAAGCGATTCACATGATGAG GAAATGGGAAGGAGGAGACCCCGGTGTGGCCCACCAGAAAACTCCCACGAGTTTGCTGTTGACTCCTGACAAGGCGTTCCACAGTTTTGGATACACGGCCAGAGACGTCTACCACGACCTGGACCCTGAGGAGGCTCGAGACTGGCTCTACTTTGAGAAATTCAAGATGAAGATTCACAGCACCAGT GATCTCACCATGAAGACTGAGCTGGAAGCCTTGAATGGGAAGAAGGTCCAAGCGCTGGAGGTCTTTGCACACGCCTTGAGGTTCTTCAAGGAACATGCAGTGCGT GAACTGAAGGAACAATGTCCATCTCTGGATGAGAATGAAGGCATCCGATGGGTGATAACTGTACCCGCCATCTGGAAGCAGCCAGCAAAGCAATTCATGCGAGAAGCGGCATATCTG GCCGGTTTGGTGTCTCCGGAATATCCTGAGCAGCTGCTCATTGCTTTGGAGCCAGAAGCCGCCTCCATCTACTGCAGGAAACTGCGGCTCCACCAGCTGATTGACCTCAGTTGTAAGGCTCTTTTTAATGGCTTTCCTAGTGATCGGTCGATTGATTCCAGCTTCAGACAAG CGAGAGAGCAGCTCAGGAGATCCAGGCACAGCCGCACGTTTCTGGTGGAGACCGGGATGGGGGAGCTGTGGTCAGAGATGCAGGCAG GTGATCGGTATATTGTGGCTGACTGCGGCGGAGGAACCGTGGACCTCACAGTCCATCAGATTGAGCAACCACAGGGAACCCTCAAAGAACTGTACAAAGCATCAG GGGGCCCCTATGGAGCTGTCGGCGTGGACCTCGCCTTTGAAAAGATGTTGTGCAAGATATTCGGTGAAGACTTCATCCACACCTTCAAGGTGAAGCGTCCCGCCGCCTGGGTGGATCTGATGATCGCATTTGAGGCTCGGAAAAGAACTGCAGCTCCGCAGAGGTCCAACCACCTGAACATCTCCCTGCCATTCTCCTTCATAGACTTCTACAGGAGGCACACCAGGCAGAACGTGGAGACCGCCCTACGGAAGAGCAG TGTGAACTTCGTGAAGTGGTCGTCGCAGGGGATGCTCCGCATGTCGTCTGAAGCCATGAACGAGCTCTTCCAGCCCACCATCCAGCAGATCGTGCAGCACATCG GAGATCTCATCAACAAACCTGAGGTGAAGGGCATCAAGTACCTCTTCCTGGTGGGCGGCTTTGCAGAGTCTCCCATGTTGCAGAATGTCGTCCAGTTGGCTTTCAGTGAAGTGTGCCGGGTCATCATCCCTCAAGATGTTGGTCTGACAATACTCAAAGGAGCCGTCCTGTTTGGCCTCGACCCGACCATTGTGAGAGTGAGGCGCTCACCACTCACTTACGGGGTTGGCGTCCTTAACAAGTTTGTGGAAGGAAAACACCCAAAAGAGAAGCTCCTTGTGAAGGAAGATAAGAACTGGTGCACTGACATCTTCGATAAGTTTGTGTCTGTAGACCAATCGGTGGCTCTTGGAGACATCGTACAGAGGAGCTACTGCCCTGCCCGACTCGGCCAACGCAAAATCATCATCAACATTTATTGTTCCTCCAGTGATGACGTGGTGTACATCACCGATCCTGGCGTCAGGAAGTGTGGCACCATCAACCTAGACCTGCCAGACCTCAACGAGGCGAATGGCAAGATCCTTCGTCGGGAGATTAAGGCCAGCATGCAGTTTGGAGACACAGAAATCAAGGTCACAGCCATGGACGTCAAGACTTCAAAGATTGTccgagcttccattgacttcctctCCAACTGA